The Acetomicrobium flavidum genome window below encodes:
- a CDS encoding PEP/pyruvate-binding domain-containing protein, which produces MSGAPYASYDGKEFYRSRNWLIGDGEVGGKAKGVAFAVETLQSSPLKDQVRFPEITYVLTTEAFNDFMVRNNLEPIVRGAQTFEEIERAFEAASFPNSLRDTLTLILSDIRTPIAVRSSSVLEDDLAYSFAGKYSTRFFGNSGDKEYGLHRFERAIKLVYASTFNPSAKEYRRKHGIKLAQERMAVIIQPIVGKVREELYYPELAGVAFSKVYRRPSPRVKKDDGLLRLCFGLGTKAVARANAKVFYLSFLGLKVEGSKTSDVIAHAQDEFDYIDMKKGFFSTRKIDLALDHIKSHHKNASAFLELSDGEMFYWLHGATDVNGLRPVMTFSGFPRRFSRFFVRIRSLLKVMEERAGLPVDLEFTYDTEDDHLALVQMRPLATFEEWENVEIPKVSQERIVLRGNRMISNGKLTGIRHLVFVAPELYMSSGDYFQVARAIGEINAKLSGERYILVGPGRWGSTNPLLGVPVTYGEISGCGCIVELSVPNAGIMPELSYGSHFFLDLDTDKILYLPIFCGEEGNIYNVEWLNSHPFISERHGAVRIYEGSFGVYLNGEQEVGIVVDET; this is translated from the coding sequence ATGAGCGGCGCACCATATGCAAGTTATGACGGCAAGGAATTCTATCGTTCCAGGAATTGGCTGATAGGAGACGGAGAAGTGGGCGGCAAGGCCAAGGGCGTGGCCTTTGCAGTTGAGACTTTGCAGTCAAGTCCCTTGAAAGACCAGGTGCGTTTCCCTGAGATAACTTACGTCTTAACTACAGAGGCATTCAATGACTTTATGGTGCGCAACAATTTGGAGCCCATAGTAAGGGGGGCTCAAACATTCGAGGAGATCGAGAGGGCCTTTGAAGCTGCCAGCTTCCCGAATAGTTTGCGAGATACCCTTACGTTGATATTGTCCGACATAAGGACTCCGATAGCGGTTAGATCTTCCTCCGTTTTGGAGGACGATTTGGCATATTCGTTTGCGGGAAAATATTCGACCAGGTTTTTTGGAAACAGCGGAGATAAGGAATACGGGTTACACAGGTTTGAGAGGGCCATTAAGTTGGTCTATGCATCTACATTTAACCCTTCCGCAAAGGAATATCGCAGGAAACACGGGATTAAGTTGGCACAGGAACGGATGGCTGTGATAATACAGCCCATAGTAGGAAAAGTACGTGAGGAATTGTATTATCCGGAGTTAGCGGGTGTCGCCTTTTCCAAGGTATATCGTCGTCCCAGCCCCAGGGTAAAGAAGGATGACGGCCTACTGCGTCTCTGTTTCGGCTTGGGGACCAAAGCGGTTGCCAGGGCCAATGCAAAGGTCTTTTACTTAAGCTTCCTTGGGCTCAAGGTTGAGGGAAGCAAAACAAGCGATGTCATAGCTCACGCTCAAGATGAGTTCGACTATATCGACATGAAAAAGGGATTTTTTTCCACCCGCAAGATAGATCTCGCACTGGATCACATCAAATCCCATCATAAGAACGCCTCCGCTTTTTTGGAGTTGAGCGATGGGGAAATGTTTTACTGGTTACATGGGGCGACAGATGTAAATGGATTACGGCCGGTCATGACCTTTTCTGGATTTCCTAGGCGTTTCTCAAGGTTTTTTGTGAGAATACGCTCGTTGTTGAAGGTCATGGAAGAAAGGGCAGGATTACCAGTAGATTTGGAGTTTACATACGATACGGAAGACGATCATTTAGCCCTCGTTCAGATGAGACCCTTGGCCACCTTTGAGGAGTGGGAAAACGTAGAGATACCAAAGGTGTCGCAAGAAAGGATCGTATTACGGGGCAATAGGATGATATCCAATGGCAAATTGACCGGCATCCGTCATTTGGTATTTGTAGCCCCGGAGCTTTACATGTCCTCAGGGGACTACTTTCAAGTGGCAAGAGCCATAGGCGAGATCAACGCAAAGTTGTCAGGCGAAAGGTACATATTGGTGGGTCCTGGAAGATGGGGAAGCACTAATCCATTGCTCGGCGTCCCCGTTACATACGGAGAGATATCCGGTTGTGGTTGTATTGTTGAATTAAGCGTTCCAAATGCAGGCATTATGCCCGAGTTGTCTTACGGTTCTCACTTTTTCCTCGACCTGGATACCGATAAAATTCTATATTTACCGATTTTCTGCGGAGAAGAGGGCAACATATATAATGTGGAATGGCTAAACAGCCATCCCTTTATAAGCGAAAGACATGGGGCAGTCAGAATTTACGAGGGTAGTTTTGGGGTTTACCTAAATGGTGAACAAGAGGTGGGGATCGTCGTCGATGAGACCTAA
- a CDS encoding PEP/pyruvate-binding domain-containing protein encodes MELGASDRVQEDKLARYFSWDPLKDARFSGSVVGEGHIGGKGRSLLFGMKVLRDSGDEELASVEMPESIFISVEVFEEFLEQIKNLNDIIKSDPDEIEKVFLAYELPPYVRQRLAYFLSEVNFPVAVRSSSLLEDSLKYSFAGKYRSRLLHAEGDLARRTLLVENEIKRIYARTFFPTAVEYRCKHGLGEDKMGIILMRAAGEWRGRYYFPTTAGVGYSLNLRRWSTRLKAEDGLIRLVFGLGTMSTRRGYARIFSLTNPCLRPEGHNPYNVMRHAQECFQMIDGIKGDVVTYNINDPGVLDYLWKYYGKELGEYVQVYREEDEKGYWENLDLTYSKYNVDDTSKVCITFERFTKHNYDFFKRMRKLLGCLEHSIGAPVDVEFAYEPKAKKLELLQARPLWVESQTVNLDDANLIGKKIILKADRMVTDGQAKGIPYLIYVDHKIYVTATNKYEIARIIGEINKKLGPNQYILVAPGRVGSSNPALGVPIQYNELTNCKCIVEVGIPTLGFMPELSYGTHFYSDLEVDNVLYMPVFAGEKDNVFNEDWFESTPCERLPGLGIRIYKGKFDVYMSCAKNVGVVVAEEDGRNGKDVDNR; translated from the coding sequence GTGGAGCTTGGAGCTTCAGATAGAGTGCAAGAGGATAAATTAGCTCGCTACTTTTCGTGGGATCCCTTAAAGGACGCAAGGTTTTCAGGCTCTGTAGTAGGTGAGGGCCACATAGGAGGAAAGGGAAGATCGCTTCTTTTTGGTATGAAAGTGCTTCGCGATAGCGGAGATGAGGAATTGGCTAGCGTCGAAATGCCGGAATCCATTTTCATAAGTGTCGAGGTTTTTGAGGAGTTTTTGGAGCAGATAAAAAATTTAAACGATATCATAAAAAGCGATCCCGATGAGATAGAAAAGGTGTTTCTCGCCTATGAACTTCCTCCTTACGTAAGGCAGCGCTTGGCTTATTTTTTGTCAGAAGTTAATTTCCCCGTTGCGGTACGGTCATCCTCGTTGCTGGAGGATTCTCTCAAATACTCCTTTGCCGGTAAATATAGATCTAGGCTGTTGCATGCAGAGGGAGATTTAGCCAGGCGAACTTTGCTCGTGGAAAACGAAATAAAGCGCATATACGCCAGGACGTTTTTCCCTACTGCCGTCGAATATCGATGCAAACACGGACTTGGTGAGGACAAGATGGGTATCATACTCATGCGGGCAGCCGGAGAATGGAGGGGTCGATATTATTTCCCAACGACAGCTGGGGTGGGATATTCTCTCAATTTAAGAAGATGGAGCACTCGCTTAAAGGCTGAAGACGGATTAATAAGGCTTGTCTTCGGTTTGGGCACGATGAGCACCAGGCGCGGTTACGCTAGAATATTTTCCCTTACCAATCCCTGCCTCAGGCCTGAGGGCCATAATCCCTACAACGTCATGAGACATGCCCAGGAATGCTTTCAGATGATCGACGGCATAAAAGGCGATGTCGTAACCTATAACATTAACGACCCCGGGGTGCTCGACTATCTTTGGAAATATTACGGCAAAGAACTTGGAGAATACGTTCAGGTATATCGAGAAGAAGATGAGAAAGGTTATTGGGAGAATCTCGATTTAACGTACAGTAAATATAATGTCGACGACACGAGCAAGGTCTGCATTACCTTTGAGAGGTTTACAAAGCACAACTACGATTTCTTCAAGAGAATGCGAAAGCTTCTGGGTTGCTTAGAACATTCCATTGGAGCTCCGGTAGATGTGGAGTTTGCTTACGAACCCAAGGCCAAAAAGTTGGAGCTTCTTCAAGCCAGACCGCTGTGGGTCGAATCCCAGACTGTTAACCTGGACGATGCTAATTTGATCGGAAAGAAGATCATCCTTAAAGCCGATAGAATGGTTACCGATGGACAGGCCAAGGGCATCCCGTATCTGATTTACGTGGATCATAAGATATATGTCACTGCGACAAACAAATATGAAATAGCCAGGATAATAGGTGAAATAAATAAAAAACTTGGTCCAAATCAATATATATTAGTAGCTCCAGGTAGGGTTGGATCCAGCAACCCAGCTCTGGGGGTTCCCATTCAATACAACGAACTGACGAACTGCAAGTGTATTGTAGAAGTGGGCATCCCCACCCTAGGGTTTATGCCTGAACTATCCTACGGAACGCATTTTTATTCAGACTTGGAAGTGGACAATGTTCTCTATATGCCCGTCTTTGCCGGAGAGAAGGACAATGTATTTAATGAAGATTGGTTCGAATCGACTCCCTGCGAAAGGCTGCCGGGCTTGGGCATCAGGATATATAAGGGCAAATTCGACGTTTACATGAGTTGTGCCAAAAACGTTGGTGTCGTTGTCGCGGAGGAAGATGGGCGTAATGGGAAAGACGTGGATAATAGATGA
- a CDS encoding M20 metallopeptidase family protein, whose product MKQHFSEEAIQLFDQLVEWRRGFHVFPELAFEERVTSSRIIQILESTPGVEVTRGFGDTTAVVGKIRGKIDDNAVMLRSAMDALSLQEETDLPFASCIPGVMHGCGHDAHMAALLGAVKLLSNHRDMLVRPIVFVFQPAEEGLGGGARRLVEAGLLDTYKIKHALGFHFWPKYGYGKLLLRHGVMTALSDRFHVSVQGVGGHVAAPHLAVDPWTIVAHLIFAVQGLIGREIDPTESAVISFGRLEAGDAYNVIPGQVDMWGSLRALNPEVRDFLQSRLEDIVPLLARTFRGLGTIKYHRNYPQVVNDKDLTDIVLSIAFEYMDKDNVEILEKPLMSGEDFAFYAQIVPSCFMLFGTGSKYWLHHPKYDVPEELLSLASGWEAYLAFRLSTMGIAEEGQIG is encoded by the coding sequence ATGAAACAGCATTTTTCAGAAGAGGCTATACAATTATTCGATCAGTTGGTCGAATGGAGACGGGGCTTTCATGTCTTTCCTGAGCTTGCCTTCGAGGAGAGGGTGACATCTTCGAGAATAATCCAAATTCTGGAGAGCACCCCGGGAGTTGAGGTGACTCGAGGTTTTGGAGATACCACAGCTGTGGTTGGAAAGATCAGGGGAAAGATCGACGATAACGCGGTGATGCTCAGATCGGCCATGGATGCGCTGTCTCTACAGGAAGAAACGGACCTTCCCTTTGCTTCGTGCATCCCGGGAGTAATGCATGGCTGCGGACACGACGCTCACATGGCGGCTTTGCTTGGCGCAGTGAAATTGTTATCAAATCACAGGGACATGCTCGTCAGGCCAATTGTGTTTGTCTTCCAACCGGCTGAAGAGGGCCTTGGTGGCGGAGCGAGGCGGCTGGTAGAGGCCGGTTTATTGGATACATACAAAATAAAACATGCCTTAGGATTTCACTTTTGGCCAAAGTATGGCTATGGTAAGTTGTTGTTGAGACATGGAGTTATGACCGCACTTTCTGACAGGTTTCATGTATCAGTGCAGGGCGTAGGAGGTCATGTGGCTGCGCCGCATCTTGCCGTAGATCCTTGGACAATCGTAGCACATCTGATATTTGCGGTTCAAGGTCTAATAGGCAGGGAAATAGACCCGACGGAAAGCGCCGTAATCTCCTTTGGGCGATTAGAAGCGGGCGATGCTTATAACGTCATTCCAGGGCAGGTGGATATGTGGGGTTCACTACGTGCCTTAAATCCTGAGGTGCGCGACTTTTTGCAAAGCAGGTTGGAGGATATCGTTCCTCTTTTGGCACGAACCTTTAGAGGCCTTGGAACTATAAAATATCATAGGAACTATCCTCAGGTTGTGAACGATAAAGATTTGACTGATATAGTTTTGAGCATAGCCTTTGAGTACATGGACAAGGATAACGTAGAGATTCTAGAAAAACCTTTGATGTCAGGGGAAGACTTCGCATTTTACGCCCAGATAGTGCCGTCTTGTTTCATGCTCTTTGGTACAGGCAGCAAATATTGGTTGCATCATCCAAAATATGATGTGCCCGAAGAATTGCTTTCCCTTGCCTCTGGTTGGGAAGCTTATCTTGCTTTTCGTCTATCCACTATGGGCATTGCGGAGGAAGGACAGATTGGATAG
- a CDS encoding hydrogenobyrinic acid a,c-diamide synthase yields the protein MSESKGVYIPRIILANEKDEAMIPSVIIACALQQKGYRIKPFVVGIDEYLVALLHSLLGEPVTVLDTFLVDSPARLRELFVATADASSLNVLFASLGEPQDENIAIDQNLLTIAEQLDCPVIPIFISKGSSAFTARRVVRFSRDLPKSAYSLINAIAFTSVPNPREYQLLELSMGRDLPWTALGYVPSFILKERPKLTSFLDQAYGLQSLFPIKTAAARLAAMERQIDWGVIIAHAKCCPQFNVDVQKFATIGRPRRVGVIRHPALVLGGDNNEKLLGACGFDVISLDFKDKIAYNDFDFVYVPHGVGYLFLKDIADNVSLVKALAASVFKGKLIVEGGSSPIFGKAFRFPNESVMSGLSFFSYEGHYEDYSNICYKVRIESAPSEGRPGRSFRGYRPSWYGLNIRDFDGVPLWMIRQEGAQAPTEDCWKTRGALILSVRAEFWSNPEATVELLNS from the coding sequence ATGAGCGAAAGTAAAGGCGTTTATATACCTAGAATAATATTGGCCAATGAAAAAGATGAGGCAATGATCCCTAGCGTTATCATCGCTTGTGCTTTGCAGCAAAAGGGCTACAGGATAAAGCCATTTGTAGTGGGCATAGATGAATATCTTGTGGCCCTTTTGCATAGCCTGTTAGGTGAGCCTGTGACCGTACTGGACACCTTTTTAGTTGATAGTCCCGCACGACTGAGGGAACTTTTTGTCGCTACAGCAGATGCCAGTAGCCTTAATGTTTTGTTTGCCTCCCTTGGCGAACCTCAGGATGAAAATATTGCGATCGATCAAAACCTCTTGACGATAGCCGAACAATTAGATTGTCCGGTGATCCCGATATTCATTTCGAAAGGGTCCTCAGCCTTCACGGCTAGAAGGGTAGTAAGGTTTTCTCGCGATCTACCTAAATCCGCCTATTCATTGATTAATGCGATTGCATTTACTTCTGTTCCAAACCCCAGAGAATATCAGTTGCTCGAGCTTTCCATGGGCAGAGATCTCCCCTGGACTGCTTTGGGATATGTTCCAAGCTTTATCTTAAAGGAAAGGCCCAAGTTGACCTCCTTTCTTGATCAAGCTTATGGTTTGCAGTCTTTGTTCCCGATTAAAACGGCAGCCGCTCGTTTAGCCGCGATGGAAAGACAAATCGATTGGGGAGTCATCATAGCCCATGCGAAGTGCTGTCCTCAATTCAATGTAGATGTCCAAAAATTTGCGACAATTGGGCGACCTCGTAGAGTTGGGGTAATCCGTCATCCGGCCCTTGTTTTAGGAGGCGATAACAACGAAAAGCTGTTAGGTGCATGTGGTTTTGACGTGATTTCTCTCGATTTTAAAGACAAAATAGCTTATAATGACTTCGATTTCGTATATGTTCCTCATGGTGTCGGTTATCTGTTCCTGAAGGATATTGCAGATAATGTTTCACTTGTTAAGGCGCTTGCTGCGTCTGTTTTTAAGGGTAAGTTGATCGTAGAGGGAGGTTCGTCGCCGATATTCGGAAAGGCCTTCCGCTTTCCAAACGAAAGCGTGATGAGCGGGCTTTCCTTCTTTTCCTATGAAGGTCACTATGAGGATTACTCCAATATATGCTATAAAGTTCGGATCGAAAGTGCACCTTCTGAGGGGCGTCCAGGAAGATCGTTTAGGGGGTATCGTCCGTCATGGTATGGCTTAAACATAAGGGATTTTGATGGAGTGCCTCTTTGGATGATCAGGCAGGAAGGAGCGCAAGCCCCAACTGAAGATTGCTGGAAAACAAGGGGTGCCCTTATTTTATCGGTGAGGGCTGAGTTTTGGAGCAACCCTGAAGCGACCGTTGAACTGCTAAATTCGTAA
- a CDS encoding RluA family pseudouridine synthase has translation MGKTWIIDENFDGVRLDRFLRRNYPHIPLGAIMRAIRTGEVRVNGSKAIPSYRLGEKDRVHVPFEDHVPQKASLGPSKGALDVVYMNENIMVINKPCGLLSQPASRGEDSVVNRAIGLINRHKGEFAPTPVHRLDRNVSGVMVLALNLPSLRALTKLFRDRKVIKKYLAIVKGTLIGEGEIDVSLKKDERFLKSVACEGDGKKSITMYKSLYAGERASLVELELLTGRPHQLRAHLSYIGHPIIGDIKYGGYKEGVKRPMLHAHVLEFLMHDSDLDYLSGKKFTAHVPKDMTETLKLFQIDPNIPY, from the coding sequence ATGGGAAAGACGTGGATAATAGATGAGAACTTTGATGGCGTAAGGTTAGACAGGTTTTTGCGAAGAAATTATCCCCATATCCCTTTGGGTGCCATCATGCGTGCAATTAGAACGGGGGAGGTTAGGGTTAACGGAAGCAAGGCTATCCCCTCCTATCGTCTAGGCGAAAAAGATCGGGTTCATGTGCCCTTTGAGGATCATGTGCCCCAAAAGGCCTCCTTAGGCCCTAGCAAGGGGGCTTTGGATGTTGTGTATATGAATGAGAATATCATGGTTATAAACAAACCTTGCGGTCTTTTAAGTCAACCGGCATCTAGGGGTGAAGATTCCGTGGTAAACAGGGCCATTGGCTTAATAAATAGGCATAAAGGCGAATTTGCCCCTACCCCCGTCCATCGATTGGACAGGAATGTGTCCGGCGTTATGGTGCTCGCTCTAAATCTTCCATCGTTAAGGGCTTTGACGAAGCTGTTTAGAGATAGAAAGGTCATTAAAAAATATCTGGCTATAGTGAAGGGCACTTTGATTGGGGAGGGCGAAATTGACGTCTCGTTAAAAAAGGACGAACGCTTCCTAAAGTCGGTGGCCTGCGAGGGTGATGGCAAGAAGTCAATTACGATGTATAAAAGTTTATATGCAGGCGAAAGAGCTTCTTTGGTCGAGTTGGAGTTGCTTACGGGAAGACCTCATCAATTAAGGGCACATCTATCGTACATCGGACATCCCATCATAGGGGACATTAAGTATGGCGGTTATAAGGAGGGCGTAAAGAGGCCTATGTTACATGCTCACGTCCTTGAGTTTTTGATGCACGATAGCGATTTGGACTATTTGTCTGGGAAAAAGTTCACCGCTCACGTCCCCAAAGATATGACGGAAACTTTGAAGCTTTTTCAAATTGACCCTAATATACCATACTAG
- a CDS encoding aminotransferase-like domain-containing protein, whose translation MSAWEKLYSKRISTLRPSPIREMLHVIRQPGMISFAGGNPDPQSFPVDLFYECASILKEQGKDVLQYGTTEGYAPLKEFLCSWLAPRMGRSLSQDELLITTGSTQVVDLLCWALIDKGDLVITEEPTFVGTTLTMHNHGAHFLTVPCDAEGMLVDQLPNKIEEALSQGKHVKFIYTIPNFHNPLGCTMSLEKRKKLVEIAQKYGIAILEDDPYAYIRFEGEDLPTLFSLDDSGLVIHACTFSKILAPGTRVAWAVGNKDIIRKMAIFKQGTDLCTSVVAQALVYEYCKRGYIDEYLPHIVDHYRKKRDNMEECLRKHLPLEEVSWVTPGGGFFYWLQMKTIKTADLYPKALEKKVAFVPGESFYPNQNGGEHELRMCFTFASPKDMDEGIKRLGEAMRELLKK comes from the coding sequence ATGAGCGCTTGGGAAAAGTTGTACAGCAAACGGATAAGCACTTTGAGGCCTTCTCCGATAAGAGAAATGTTGCATGTGATAAGGCAACCTGGGATGATCTCCTTCGCGGGGGGCAACCCCGATCCCCAATCCTTCCCCGTTGACCTGTTTTATGAGTGCGCCAGCATCCTTAAGGAACAGGGCAAAGATGTGCTTCAATACGGTACAACCGAGGGATATGCTCCATTGAAGGAATTTCTCTGCTCATGGTTGGCACCTAGGATGGGTCGATCACTTTCGCAAGACGAACTGTTGATAACGACCGGATCAACCCAGGTAGTGGACTTGCTTTGCTGGGCTCTAATCGACAAGGGAGACCTGGTGATAACGGAAGAACCCACCTTTGTGGGAACTACTTTGACCATGCACAATCATGGCGCTCATTTTCTGACCGTTCCATGCGATGCCGAAGGCATGTTGGTAGACCAGCTACCGAACAAGATAGAGGAGGCCCTATCCCAGGGAAAACACGTAAAGTTCATCTATACCATACCCAACTTTCACAACCCGCTCGGCTGCACGATGTCCTTAGAGAAACGGAAAAAACTGGTCGAGATAGCCCAAAAATATGGAATCGCCATACTGGAAGACGATCCTTACGCATACATCCGATTCGAAGGAGAAGATCTGCCTACGCTGTTTTCATTGGATGACTCCGGACTAGTCATACACGCCTGTACCTTCTCGAAGATACTTGCTCCCGGAACGCGAGTGGCATGGGCGGTGGGCAACAAGGATATCATCAGAAAGATGGCCATCTTTAAGCAGGGCACCGATCTGTGCACAAGCGTCGTAGCTCAGGCTTTGGTTTACGAGTATTGCAAGAGGGGATACATCGACGAGTATCTGCCTCACATAGTAGATCATTACCGCAAGAAGAGAGATAACATGGAAGAATGCCTCAGGAAACACCTGCCGCTGGAAGAAGTTTCGTGGGTAACCCCCGGAGGAGGCTTCTTCTATTGGCTTCAGATGAAGACGATAAAGACCGCAGATCTGTATCCCAAGGCATTGGAGAAAAAGGTCGCCTTCGTGCCAGGAGAATCGTTCTATCCTAACCAAAATGGCGGAGAGCATGAGTTGCGCATGTGCTTTACCTTTGCATCCCCGAAGGATATGGACGAAGGGATAAAACGCCTTGGGGAAGCAATGAGGGAGCTTTTGAAGAAATAG
- a CDS encoding 2,3-bisphosphoglycerate-independent phosphoglycerate mutase: MKRMDLLSELVLENQTKLVLFVIDGLGGLPGKDGKTELEAASTPNLDKLAAKSETGLLQMIEAGITPGSGPGHLALFGYDPLEFRIGRGILEALGVGAHVAPQEVCARGNFATWGPGDVVLDRRAGRISTEKNKELISFLAENIKEIRGVKVRLYPGEEHRFVVVFSGDNLSEEVEDADPQKNGLPMRWANPSSARGNLMATIANEFIKRVRELLAKEEHANGCLLRGFSQAPHMPMLSQLYKIKPVAIATYPMYKGIARLVGMDVVDVVDREHSLEGLFEALSSQWDKYDFFYVHVKYADSYGEDGNYDAKREIIERFDSLLPKALELKPDVLVVTGDHSTPSRLKSHSWHPVPVLLSSPFVRPSGGAAFGERTCASGTLGIMPAYHLMGLMLAHGLRLAKYGA, from the coding sequence ATGAAAAGAATGGATCTGCTTAGCGAGTTGGTCCTGGAAAATCAGACGAAGTTAGTGCTGTTTGTGATAGATGGACTTGGCGGCTTGCCTGGCAAGGACGGTAAGACCGAGCTTGAAGCGGCCTCTACGCCAAACTTGGACAAGTTGGCCGCTAAAAGCGAAACCGGGTTGTTGCAGATGATTGAGGCGGGCATTACGCCAGGAAGCGGTCCCGGACATTTAGCGCTCTTCGGATATGACCCCCTTGAGTTTCGTATTGGGCGGGGGATACTTGAGGCCTTGGGGGTGGGGGCTCATGTTGCCCCTCAGGAAGTGTGTGCAAGGGGAAACTTTGCCACCTGGGGACCTGGCGATGTTGTCTTGGACAGAAGGGCAGGTCGTATATCGACAGAAAAGAACAAAGAGCTAATATCCTTCCTAGCAGAAAACATAAAAGAGATACGCGGGGTCAAGGTGAGGCTATATCCCGGTGAAGAGCATAGGTTCGTCGTCGTGTTTTCGGGAGATAATTTGTCCGAAGAGGTGGAAGATGCCGATCCCCAAAAGAATGGCCTTCCCATGAGGTGGGCAAATCCCTCCTCTGCCAGGGGAAACTTGATGGCCACTATAGCTAACGAGTTCATCAAGAGGGTCAGAGAATTGTTGGCAAAAGAGGAGCATGCTAACGGATGCCTGCTCAGGGGGTTCTCTCAAGCGCCCCATATGCCAATGCTAAGCCAATTGTATAAGATCAAGCCGGTTGCCATTGCTACGTATCCCATGTATAAGGGCATAGCACGTTTAGTCGGCATGGATGTAGTCGATGTGGTAGATAGGGAGCATAGCCTCGAAGGCCTTTTTGAGGCTTTGTCGTCGCAATGGGACAAATATGATTTCTTTTACGTGCATGTTAAATACGCCGATAGTTACGGTGAGGATGGCAATTACGATGCCAAAAGGGAAATCATCGAGAGGTTCGATTCGCTGCTTCCTAAGGCGTTGGAGCTAAAGCCTGACGTCTTGGTGGTTACGGGGGATCACAGCACTCCCAGTCGACTGAAGAGCCATTCGTGGCATCCCGTGCCGGTGTTGCTGTCCAGCCCCTTTGTTCGACCCAGCGGTGGTGCGGCCTTTGGCGAAAGAACATGTGCTAGCGGTACGCTTGGGATAATGCCTGCATACCATCTTATGGGTTTGATGTTAGCCCATGGATTGAGGTTGGCCAAATATGGAGCATGA